The following are encoded in a window of Telmatobacter sp. DSM 110680 genomic DNA:
- a CDS encoding fused MFS/spermidine synthase, with product MILVLFSISVFLSAALLFLVEPMVAKMLLPLLGGSPAVWNTCLVFFQAFLLAGYAYAHAATKWFKWRVVLTIQCALLLLPALIGVLPLHLPHGSAPPTQANPIPWILSALAVSVGIPFFALSSCTPMLQRWFATSRSNQAKDPYFLYAASNAGSIVGLLAYPFLLEPMLTLGSQGRLWSIGYVTLTAAGLTCAVTCWNPPTPIPGEQHEDAEQKHEISMRTRFRWIALAFVPSSLMLGVTTAITTDVPAIPLFWMIPLALYLLSFVFVFARRQFISPTIFDQRLPILILCGLVPGMLQSKLPLLAMLILYSILLFSVAMVCHGELAATRPPAYKLTEFYLLISVGGVLGGVFNSIIAPIAFHSVVEFPIALICAALLRRPLHQSSLDTSEETRARRLDWLLPLALGIGMTAAFLIPRAGGMHLPVAAYFLIFGVAMACCLFFAQRRPIRFGLGAAAAFLASQFYVGPYGHILDMERSFFGVYRVADDPTGRFRDLLHGATLHGMQSLDPAKSRIPLAYYTAGGPAGQIARALYDNSSDDWAIVGLGAGAMACLAQPGQNLTYYEIDPLVAHIAANPRYFTFLRDCAPHATIVMGDARLKLTQARNGQYRMIALDAFSGDSIPMHLVTREALRLYLSKLAPGGLIAFHITNQHLDLAPVLANLAQDASLIAWIEDDSTLTEQQASEGKLGSRWVVMARSTDDLAHLVASADSLASWVPLETRSDARLWTDDYSNLLTVIRWK from the coding sequence ATGATCCTGGTTCTCTTCAGCATCTCTGTCTTTCTCAGTGCGGCGCTCCTCTTCCTGGTCGAACCCATGGTTGCGAAGATGCTGCTTCCTCTGTTGGGCGGTTCCCCGGCAGTCTGGAATACTTGTCTTGTCTTTTTCCAAGCGTTCTTACTTGCCGGATACGCGTACGCGCATGCTGCAACGAAATGGTTCAAGTGGCGAGTCGTGCTGACGATTCAATGCGCGCTTCTCCTGCTCCCCGCGCTGATCGGCGTTCTCCCTCTGCATCTTCCCCATGGCTCTGCTCCCCCGACACAAGCGAATCCAATTCCTTGGATTTTGTCGGCCCTCGCCGTTTCTGTCGGCATCCCCTTCTTCGCGCTCTCTTCCTGCACGCCGATGCTGCAGCGATGGTTCGCCACATCGAGAAGCAACCAGGCGAAGGACCCCTATTTTCTCTATGCAGCGAGTAATGCCGGCAGCATCGTCGGTCTGCTTGCTTACCCCTTCTTGTTGGAACCCATGCTTACGCTCGGCTCCCAGGGCCGCCTGTGGAGTATTGGCTACGTCACGCTCACTGCAGCAGGCCTGACCTGCGCTGTAACTTGCTGGAACCCACCCACCCCGATCCCTGGCGAACAACACGAGGATGCAGAACAGAAGCATGAGATTTCCATGCGCACCCGTTTTCGTTGGATCGCTCTCGCATTCGTTCCCTCCAGCCTGATGCTGGGTGTGACCACAGCCATCACCACCGATGTGCCCGCAATCCCGCTCTTCTGGATGATTCCACTGGCACTTTATCTGCTCAGCTTCGTGTTCGTATTTGCGCGGCGACAGTTCATCTCTCCGACAATATTCGATCAGCGCCTTCCCATACTGATTCTCTGCGGCCTGGTTCCAGGAATGTTGCAATCCAAGTTGCCCTTGTTGGCGATGCTCATCCTGTATTCGATACTGCTTTTCAGTGTGGCCATGGTTTGTCATGGAGAACTGGCTGCAACTCGGCCGCCAGCGTACAAGCTAACCGAGTTCTATCTATTGATCTCCGTTGGAGGCGTGCTCGGCGGCGTCTTCAACTCCATCATCGCCCCGATTGCCTTTCACTCCGTGGTCGAATTTCCCATCGCCCTGATCTGTGCAGCCTTGCTGCGTCGCCCCCTTCATCAGAGTTCTCTCGACACGTCGGAAGAGACCCGCGCCCGCAGGCTCGACTGGCTTCTTCCTCTCGCACTCGGCATCGGCATGACTGCCGCATTCCTCATCCCGCGCGCCGGCGGAATGCATCTGCCTGTCGCCGCCTACTTTCTCATCTTCGGCGTCGCGATGGCCTGCTGCCTCTTCTTCGCTCAGCGAAGGCCTATCCGATTTGGACTTGGAGCCGCCGCGGCATTTCTAGCCAGCCAGTTTTACGTCGGTCCCTACGGACACATTCTCGATATGGAGCGCAGTTTCTTCGGCGTCTACCGCGTAGCGGACGACCCAACGGGAAGATTCCGCGATCTGCTCCACGGTGCGACCCTGCACGGGATGCAAAGCCTCGACCCGGCAAAAAGCCGAATTCCGCTCGCCTACTACACGGCAGGTGGACCGGCAGGCCAAATTGCCCGTGCGCTCTACGACAACTCCTCAGACGACTGGGCAATCGTCGGTCTGGGAGCGGGCGCAATGGCCTGTCTCGCGCAGCCCGGCCAAAATCTCACCTATTACGAGATCGATCCGCTGGTGGCGCATATCGCCGCGAACCCTCGCTACTTCACGTTCCTGCGCGACTGCGCTCCCCACGCAACGATCGTGATGGGTGATGCGCGGCTCAAACTCACACAAGCGCGCAATGGTCAATACCGGATGATCGCCCTCGACGCCTTCAGCGGTGATTCGATCCCCATGCACCTCGTGACGCGCGAAGCGCTGCGACTCTACCTCAGCAAGCTTGCGCCCGGCGGCCTCATCGCCTTCCACATCACCAATCAGCATCTCGACCTCGCACCGGTACTCGCCAATCTTGCGCAGGATGCAAGTCTCATCGCGTGGATTGAAGATGATTCCACGCTCACCGAACAGCAGGCCAGCGAAGGAAAACTCGGATCGCGCTGGGTCGTGATGGCTCGCAGCACGGATGATCTAGCGCATCTTGTGGCAAGTGCCGATTCGCTGGCGTCGTGGGTCCCGCTTGAAACACGATCAGACGCTCGCCTCTGGACCGATGACTACTCGAACCTGCTGACAGTTATCCGCTGGAAATAG
- a CDS encoding helix-turn-helix domain-containing protein — MTSGGQIELGDLPTQLQQQALASLHASMRAGKKQETAISKDIVPLAIKERDAIFDAIRVTNGDKLEAARLLGIGKTTLYRKLKEYGSPDPRSID, encoded by the coding sequence ATGACATCGGGTGGGCAGATTGAACTTGGCGACCTGCCTACTCAGCTTCAACAGCAGGCACTTGCATCTCTTCATGCCTCTATGCGCGCAGGGAAAAAGCAGGAAACCGCGATCTCTAAAGACATCGTCCCTCTCGCCATTAAGGAGCGTGACGCCATCTTCGACGCCATTCGCGTTACTAACGGCGACAAGTTGGAAGCAGCTCGATTGTTGGGAATTGGAAAGACCACGCTGTATCGCAAACTGAAGGAATATGGATCACCCGATCCGCGTTCGATCGACTAG
- a CDS encoding ATP-binding protein, translating to MAEEVLANRSLLASLAGPTIALTVDAQGGAAPVRMTCEDLTRILVNLVKNAAEAMSAVGRIHITLWESCGEPGNSPWLTLNVEDNGPGLPHKILESIFEPRQSTSNPAEQIDAWPLRHRGLGLSITRSVVEAAGGLIHAANRDPVGACFQIELPVEIA from the coding sequence ATGGCCGAAGAAGTTCTCGCCAATCGCAGCCTGCTTGCTTCTTTGGCCGGGCCAACCATCGCGCTGACCGTCGATGCTCAGGGCGGCGCCGCTCCGGTGCGCATGACCTGCGAGGACCTTACGCGCATCCTGGTGAACCTGGTCAAGAATGCTGCGGAAGCAATGTCCGCTGTGGGCAGAATTCACATCACTTTGTGGGAAAGTTGCGGCGAACCGGGGAATAGCCCCTGGCTGACCTTGAATGTGGAAGACAACGGCCCAGGGCTGCCCCACAAAATCCTGGAGAGCATCTTTGAGCCTAGGCAATCGACCTCGAACCCGGCGGAGCAGATCGATGCGTGGCCCTTACGGCATCGTGGTCTCGGCCTCTCCATCACCCGCTCTGTCGTGGAGGCTGCCGGAGGCCTGATTCACGCCGCAAACCGAGATCCGGTGGGCGCGTGCTTTCAGATCGAGTTACCGGTCGAGATCGCGTAG
- the rph gene encoding ribonuclease PH: MKPAENTSFFRPADRKPDQLRPLTLTPGYVQTAEGSVLVTLGNTRVLTNATIEQGVPGWLRNSGRGWVTAEYAMLPRSTVTRTPRESERGKIGGRTHEIQRLIGRSLRGVVDMHALGERTVILDCDVIQADGGTRTAAITGAAVALAIALNALVKAGTLKQSPMKQLVAATSVGIVGEVPLLDLCYEEDSQAEVDMNIVMTAEGGLVETQATAEKGSYSRSDLNGLIDLAEAGLKEIFAVQRAVLQG; this comes from the coding sequence ATGAAACCCGCAGAAAACACTAGCTTCTTTCGTCCAGCAGATCGCAAACCAGACCAGCTTCGCCCTTTGACGCTTACGCCGGGCTATGTGCAGACTGCGGAGGGCTCGGTACTGGTGACACTGGGCAACACGCGGGTGCTGACCAACGCGACGATTGAGCAGGGTGTTCCGGGATGGCTGCGTAACTCTGGGCGGGGGTGGGTGACAGCGGAGTACGCCATGCTGCCGCGGTCGACGGTGACGCGGACGCCACGGGAGAGCGAGCGGGGGAAGATCGGCGGACGAACGCATGAGATTCAGCGCCTGATCGGACGGAGCTTGCGGGGTGTGGTGGACATGCACGCGCTGGGCGAGCGAACGGTCATTCTGGATTGCGATGTGATCCAGGCCGACGGGGGCACGCGGACGGCAGCGATCACGGGGGCCGCAGTTGCGCTGGCGATTGCTCTGAATGCGCTGGTGAAGGCGGGAACGCTGAAGCAGTCACCGATGAAGCAGCTTGTTGCGGCTACTTCTGTCGGTATCGTCGGCGAAGTGCCGCTGCTTGATCTCTGCTACGAAGAGGACTCACAGGCCGAGGTCGATATGAACATCGTGATGACGGCCGAGGGCGGACTGGTGGAGACACAGGCTACGGCAGAAAAGGGGAGCTACTCGCGCAGCGATTTAAATGGACTGATCGATCTGGCGGAAGCGGGGCTCAAGGAGATCTTTGCGGTTCAGCGAGCGGTTCTTCAGGGCTGA
- a CDS encoding CocE/NonD family hydrolase, with amino-acid sequence MIRFASRFAFPCIAAFAITISMPFSTQAQQSPAPQYPNYPSEMPDHLQPVTSSFDFVRREAMIAMRDGVHLHTVILIPRGAAHAPILLTRTPYSADQLTTHSNSAHLGPNLYGYDNAVDVILDGGYIRVIQDIRGKYGSEGDNVMNRPNRGPQNPTAVDESTDTYDSIEWLIHNIPETNGKVGILGISYDGWLPLAALIHPHPALKVSVPMNPMVDGWMGDDWFHNGAFREQNMPYIYEQIGTRDNTAKWWTSHFDDYDEYMSAPSVGELGHRHGLEQIGFWKKLIAHPAYDAFWSDQAMDKVLAKEFRDHGIPIPILLVHSLWDQEDIYGAPAVYKAIKPLDKDNDKVFMVLGPWHHGQEIEPADSLGAIRFGSDTGTWFRKNVLAPFLAHYLKDNAPAMDIAPVTAYETGENEWQKLPAWPTAPATKPLYLQAGFKLSFSAQAAAESSGAAIPSPQTSNSQPESFDEYVSDPAKPVPFRARPSQPVGYELPLTWPQWLVDDQREASGRPDVLTYTSDVLTAPLHITGQAIANIVASTSGTDSDWVVKLIDVYPDEVAGDPSLGGYQLAVAMDIFRGRYREGFAVAKPIEAGKPLTYRFPLPPTNHVFLPGHRIMVQVQSSWFPLYDRNPQTFVENIFWAKPSDFQKATQRIYHSPDHASAIELPIVP; translated from the coding sequence ATGATTCGTTTCGCCAGTCGCTTTGCTTTTCCTTGTATTGCCGCCTTCGCAATCACGATCTCAATGCCCTTCTCAACTCAAGCGCAGCAAAGCCCCGCCCCGCAATATCCCAACTACCCCAGCGAAATGCCCGATCACCTTCAGCCGGTAACGTCCTCGTTCGATTTCGTTCGCCGCGAAGCCATGATCGCAATGCGCGACGGCGTCCATCTCCACACCGTGATCCTCATTCCGAGGGGCGCAGCCCACGCGCCCATCCTGCTCACGCGCACGCCCTACAGCGCCGATCAGCTCACCACGCACTCCAACAGCGCACACCTTGGGCCAAATCTCTACGGCTACGACAACGCCGTAGACGTCATCCTCGATGGCGGCTACATCCGTGTCATCCAGGACATCCGCGGCAAGTACGGATCCGAAGGCGACAACGTGATGAACCGCCCCAATCGCGGACCACAGAATCCCACTGCCGTCGACGAATCAACCGACACCTACGACTCCATCGAGTGGCTCATCCACAACATTCCCGAGACCAACGGTAAAGTAGGCATTCTCGGCATCTCCTACGATGGATGGCTGCCGCTCGCCGCCCTCATCCATCCTCATCCCGCACTCAAAGTCTCTGTGCCGATGAACCCCATGGTCGATGGCTGGATGGGCGATGACTGGTTCCATAACGGCGCCTTTCGCGAACAAAACATGCCCTACATCTACGAGCAGATCGGCACCCGCGACAACACCGCCAAGTGGTGGACATCGCACTTCGATGACTACGACGAATACATGAGTGCACCCTCAGTCGGCGAACTCGGCCATCGCCACGGCCTTGAACAAATAGGTTTCTGGAAGAAACTCATCGCCCACCCCGCGTACGACGCCTTCTGGTCCGACCAGGCCATGGACAAGGTCCTCGCAAAGGAGTTTCGCGACCACGGCATTCCCATCCCCATCCTTCTCGTCCACTCCCTCTGGGATCAGGAGGACATCTACGGCGCACCCGCTGTCTACAAAGCCATCAAGCCCTTGGATAAAGACAACGACAAGGTCTTCATGGTCCTAGGCCCCTGGCACCACGGCCAGGAGATTGAACCGGCCGACTCACTCGGCGCCATCCGCTTCGGATCGGACACTGGCACATGGTTCCGCAAGAACGTCCTCGCACCTTTCCTCGCTCACTACCTGAAAGACAACGCCCCCGCGATGGATATCGCGCCTGTGACTGCCTACGAAACCGGCGAGAACGAATGGCAGAAACTCCCAGCATGGCCCACCGCCCCCGCAACAAAGCCGCTTTACCTGCAGGCCGGATTCAAGCTCAGTTTCTCCGCGCAAGCCGCAGCGGAGTCTTCAGGGGCGGCAATACCTTCCCCTCAAACCTCGAATTCCCAGCCCGAATCCTTTGACGAGTATGTCTCCGATCCTGCCAAGCCCGTTCCTTTCCGCGCCCGTCCTAGCCAGCCTGTCGGCTACGAACTGCCCCTCACTTGGCCGCAGTGGCTCGTCGACGATCAGCGCGAAGCCTCGGGCCGCCCCGATGTCCTCACCTACACGTCCGATGTTTTGACCGCGCCGCTTCACATCACCGGGCAAGCCATCGCCAACATCGTGGCCTCAACTTCGGGAACCGATTCCGACTGGGTCGTTAAGTTGATCGATGTTTATCCGGATGAAGTGGCCGGCGATCCCAGCCTTGGCGGCTACCAGCTGGCCGTCGCCATGGACATCTTCCGCGGCCGCTACCGCGAAGGCTTCGCAGTAGCCAAGCCCATCGAGGCCGGCAAGCCTCTCACTTACCGCTTCCCGCTGCCACCCACGAACCATGTCTTTCTTCCCGGCCACCGCATCATGGTGCAGGTGCAGTCGAGTTGGTTCCCGCTCTACGACCGCAATCCGCAGACCTTCGTGGAGAACATCTTCTGGGCCAAGCCCAGCGACTTTCAGAAGGCAACGCAGCGCATCTACCACTCGCCCGACCACGCCAGCGCAATTGAACTGCCGATCGTGCCCTGA
- a CDS encoding ketose-bisphosphate aldolase has protein sequence MPLVSMRQLLDEAAKGGYGVGAFNVNDMEQIQAIMMAAKETKSPVIVQASRGARQFAEDLYLFRLIQAAAELNPEIPIAMHQDHGNSFETCKSAIELGYTSVMMDGSLKEDGKTPSSFEENVEVTRKVVDYAHARGVTVEGEIGVLGGVEDGHGAGGSGLEHITDPDQAVEFAERTGVDALAIAIGTSHGAYKFNKKPDGSVLKMDVLIAIHKRLPHTHLVMHGSSSVPKDLQDIVNQYGGNLKPTWGVPVEEIQLGIRNGVRKINVDTDNRLAITGAIRKVFAETPEKFDPRDYLKPAREAMKKVVALRMTQFGQAGHAGDYKPIAITEIAKGYADGTLSTQPLVAAK, from the coding sequence ATGCCTTTAGTCTCCATGCGGCAGCTTCTCGACGAGGCCGCCAAGGGCGGATACGGCGTCGGCGCATTCAACGTCAATGACATGGAACAGATTCAGGCCATCATGATGGCGGCGAAGGAAACCAAGTCGCCGGTAATCGTGCAGGCCAGCCGCGGTGCGCGGCAGTTTGCAGAAGACCTTTACCTGTTTCGCCTGATCCAGGCCGCCGCGGAACTGAATCCAGAGATTCCGATTGCGATGCACCAGGATCACGGCAACAGCTTTGAGACCTGCAAGAGCGCCATCGAACTGGGCTACACCTCGGTGATGATGGACGGGTCTCTTAAAGAAGACGGCAAGACTCCCTCGAGTTTTGAAGAGAACGTGGAAGTCACCCGCAAGGTTGTGGATTATGCGCACGCGCGCGGTGTAACGGTTGAAGGTGAGATCGGCGTTCTGGGCGGCGTGGAAGACGGACATGGCGCGGGCGGCTCGGGTCTCGAGCACATCACCGATCCCGACCAGGCTGTCGAGTTTGCAGAGCGCACTGGCGTTGACGCGCTGGCCATCGCCATCGGGACCAGCCACGGCGCGTACAAATTCAACAAGAAGCCGGATGGCTCGGTGTTGAAGATGGATGTGCTGATCGCGATTCACAAGCGGTTGCCGCACACGCATCTTGTGATGCACGGCAGCTCGTCGGTTCCCAAGGACCTGCAGGACATCGTGAACCAGTACGGTGGCAATCTGAAACCCACGTGGGGCGTTCCGGTGGAAGAGATTCAGTTGGGCATTCGCAACGGCGTTCGTAAGATCAACGTGGATACCGATAATCGCCTCGCCATCACGGGCGCTATCCGCAAGGTGTTCGCGGAGACCCCGGAGAAGTTTGATCCGCGCGATTACCTGAAGCCAGCACGCGAGGCCATGAAGAAGGTTGTGGCGCTGCGTATGACGCAGTTCGGTCAGGCAGGACACGCGGGCGACTACAAGCCGATTGCGATTACTGAAATCGCCAAGGGCTATGCGGATGGAACTCTGTCGACGCAGCCACTCGTAGCAGCGAAGTAA
- a CDS encoding DHA2 family efflux MFS transporter permease subunit, with amino-acid sequence MSSSTTSRTTIQDPVPSDAAKGLLPWLVAVAFFMESLDTTILNTAVPAISEALSVTPLSMKAVLASYTLSLAVFIPISGWMADKFGTRRVFAFAIGLFTLGSFLCGISTSIHLLVAFRVVQGMGGAMMVPVGRLTLVRTFPKSDLIRIMSFVSIPALIAPMLGPVAGGFIVDYFHWRVIFFLNIPIGIIGLILVYMHLPNYCEADTPPLDIVGLILFGSGIALLSYVLEVFGEHALSSREIVSLLALSIALLIGYWLHARVLKFPLLRLNLFAIRTFRASVNGSFFTRLGIGGVPFLLPLLYQTGLGFTPIQSGLLIMPQALGAMSIKAVIRRLLALIGYRGVLVSNTILIGILLMVFSTIGLHTPVWFILVLAYFYGGFTSLQYTSMNTLVYADMDEPDTSSASTIASTMQQMSISFGVAAAGLTTAFFVPSGASRVPQEMIHGIHLAFRTLGGLTILSTIVFASLKSGDGDAVSQQKIMRQHHPDG; translated from the coding sequence ATGAGTTCATCTACAACCTCCCGCACAACAATCCAGGACCCTGTACCCTCTGACGCAGCCAAGGGTCTGCTGCCCTGGCTGGTCGCGGTCGCCTTTTTCATGGAGTCGCTCGATACCACCATCCTGAACACCGCAGTGCCGGCAATCTCCGAAGCTCTAAGCGTCACCCCTCTCAGCATGAAGGCCGTGCTCGCGAGCTACACCCTCAGTCTCGCGGTGTTCATCCCTATCAGCGGCTGGATGGCCGATAAATTCGGAACCCGCCGCGTCTTCGCCTTTGCCATCGGCCTCTTCACGCTCGGCTCTTTTCTCTGCGGCATCTCCACCAGCATTCATCTCCTCGTGGCATTCCGTGTCGTTCAGGGCATGGGCGGCGCCATGATGGTTCCGGTTGGCCGGCTCACGCTGGTGCGAACATTTCCGAAGTCAGACCTCATTCGCATCATGAGCTTCGTCTCCATCCCGGCGCTCATCGCCCCCATGCTCGGCCCTGTGGCCGGTGGCTTCATCGTCGACTACTTTCATTGGCGCGTTATCTTCTTTCTCAATATCCCCATCGGCATCATCGGGCTCATTCTTGTCTACATGCACTTGCCTAATTACTGCGAAGCCGACACCCCGCCCCTCGATATCGTGGGGCTCATTCTCTTCGGTTCGGGAATCGCATTGCTTTCGTATGTGCTCGAAGTTTTCGGCGAACACGCGCTGAGTTCGCGCGAAATCGTTAGTCTGCTGGCGCTCTCCATCGCGTTGCTCATTGGATACTGGCTGCACGCTCGCGTGCTGAAATTTCCACTGCTTCGTCTCAACCTGTTCGCGATCCGAACCTTCCGGGCCTCGGTGAATGGCAGCTTTTTCACGCGTCTCGGAATCGGCGGCGTGCCCTTTCTGCTTCCCTTGCTCTATCAAACCGGCCTCGGCTTCACTCCTATTCAATCGGGGCTGCTCATCATGCCACAGGCACTCGGCGCCATGAGCATCAAAGCCGTAATTCGCCGGCTGCTCGCGCTGATCGGTTATCGCGGCGTGCTCGTTTCGAACACCATCCTCATCGGGATTCTTCTCATGGTGTTTTCCACCATCGGCCTGCACACGCCTGTCTGGTTCATCCTGGTTCTCGCCTACTTTTATGGAGGATTCACATCGCTGCAGTACACCAGCATGAATACCCTGGTATACGCGGACATGGACGAGCCCGATACCAGCAGCGCCAGCACCATCGCCAGCACCATGCAGCAGATGTCAATCAGCTTCGGTGTGGCCGCGGCAGGACTGACGACTGCCTTCTTTGTACCCAGTGGCGCCTCGCGCGTACCGCAGGAGATGATTCACGGAATCCATCTCGCCTTCCGCACTTTGGGCGGCCTCACCATCTTGTCGACCATTGTCTTTGCGAGCCTGAAGAGCGGAGACGGCGACGCAGTGAGCCAGCAAAAAATCATGCGCCAGCATCATCCCGACGGGTAA
- a CDS encoding ABC transporter ATP-binding protein, with protein MAKDAEKTREPNPKPPGDNKPELRKTDEDPVGKVYDSRLIKRLGHYLRPYWWQAAISSISISLKSMSDVAGPYLVMVGIDRYFPTDKGSNSASLLSHEGGPTSYLIRHLPTDPMHGITRLALIFLVAQVSAYLFEFIQTYLMQWTGQKIMFDLRRDIFQHMQRMHVGFFDTHAVGRLVTRITSDVDAINEMFTGGILAIVDDFFTLTIMAIVMLNINWWLALLAFAVLPLILIVTRLFRNSVRESYRRVRAAIARINSFTQEHISGMAVVQLFNREERAYQDFEAVNRLHMIAFKDTIFAYALYYPAVEILSSVAIALVIWRGGFGVLAGTVTIGMLAAFNMYSQRFWRPIQDLSDKYNILQAAMAACERIFKLMDTEPEIVSPANPRSGDGSNRIEFHHVWFTYQKLTPEQKELVNRVADSFEHARELAALSDIEWILKDVSFTIEPGQTVAIVGHTGAGKTTLTSLMMRFYDVTAGSIRLDGVDLRELDLAALRSHFAVVLQDPFLFTGTIAENIRFGNEAITEDAMRQAARDVNVLDFVESLPAEFDEPVQERGNSLSTGQKQLINFARALAYNPRILILDEATSSVDTDTELRIRGALERMVEGRTSVLIAHRLSTIQRADTILVMHKGQLRELGTHQELLANRGLYWKLYQLQYKDQELGVHTLTSRVPSPTTS; from the coding sequence ATGGCGAAAGACGCAGAGAAGACCCGCGAACCCAACCCGAAACCACCCGGTGACAACAAGCCGGAACTTCGCAAGACCGACGAGGATCCGGTCGGCAAAGTCTATGACTCGCGCCTGATCAAGCGCCTCGGCCACTACCTGCGTCCCTACTGGTGGCAGGCCGCCATCTCGTCCATTTCCATCTCCCTCAAGTCGATGAGCGATGTCGCCGGCCCCTACCTCGTCATGGTGGGCATTGACCGCTATTTTCCTACCGACAAAGGATCGAACAGTGCTTCTCTATTGAGCCATGAAGGTGGACCGACCAGCTACCTCATCCGTCACCTGCCCACCGATCCGATGCACGGCATCACCCGGCTCGCGCTGATCTTCCTCGTCGCACAAGTCTCCGCGTACCTCTTCGAATTCATCCAGACCTACCTGATGCAGTGGACCGGCCAGAAAATCATGTTCGATCTGCGCCGCGACATCTTCCAGCACATGCAGCGCATGCACGTCGGCTTCTTTGACACGCATGCCGTGGGTCGCCTCGTCACCCGCATCACTTCCGACGTCGACGCCATCAACGAAATGTTTACCGGCGGCATCCTCGCTATCGTCGACGACTTCTTCACACTCACCATCATGGCCATCGTGATGCTCAACATTAACTGGTGGCTGGCTTTGCTAGCTTTCGCAGTTCTGCCACTCATCCTCATCGTTACGCGGCTCTTCCGCAACAGTGTCCGCGAAAGCTATCGCCGCGTGCGCGCTGCTATCGCCCGCATCAACAGCTTCACCCAGGAACACATCAGCGGCATGGCCGTGGTGCAGCTTTTCAATCGGGAAGAGCGCGCCTACCAGGATTTTGAAGCGGTCAATCGGCTGCACATGATCGCCTTCAAAGACACTATCTTCGCCTACGCGCTCTACTACCCCGCGGTTGAGATTCTCTCCTCCGTCGCCATCGCCCTCGTCATTTGGCGCGGTGGATTCGGCGTCCTTGCCGGCACCGTCACCATCGGCATGCTGGCCGCGTTCAATATGTACTCGCAGCGCTTCTGGCGTCCCATCCAGGACCTGAGCGACAAGTACAACATCCTCCAAGCCGCCATGGCCGCCTGCGAACGCATCTTCAAGCTGATGGATACTGAGCCTGAAATCGTGAGTCCCGCCAATCCCCGCTCCGGCGACGGATCCAACCGTATTGAATTTCATCACGTCTGGTTCACCTATCAGAAGCTGACCCCGGAACAAAAAGAGCTCGTCAATCGCGTCGCCGACTCGTTCGAGCACGCCAGGGAACTCGCCGCCCTCTCGGACATCGAGTGGATTTTGAAGGATGTCTCGTTCACAATCGAACCCGGTCAGACCGTCGCCATCGTCGGGCACACCGGCGCGGGCAAAACGACTTTGACGAGCCTGATGATGCGCTTCTACGACGTCACCGCCGGATCAATCCGCCTCGATGGTGTCGATCTCCGCGAACTCGATTTAGCCGCGCTTCGCAGCCACTTTGCCGTCGTTCTGCAAGACCCCTTCCTCTTCACCGGCACCATCGCCGAAAACATCCGATTCGGCAACGAGGCCATCACCGAAGACGCTATGCGACAAGCCGCGCGTGACGTCAATGTTCTGGACTTCGTCGAATCGCTTCCCGCTGAATTCGATGAGCCGGTGCAGGAACGCGGGAATTCGCTCTCCACCGGCCAGAAACAGCTCATCAACTTCGCCCGCGCTCTCGCCTACAACCCTCGCATCCTCATCCTCGACGAAGCTACATCCAGCGTGGACACCGACACAGAGTTGCGCATCCGCGGCGCCCTCGAACGCATGGTTGAAGGTCGCACCAGCGTCTTGATCGCTCATCGCCTTTCCACGATTCAGCGCGCCGACACCATCCTTGTCATGCACAAGGGCCAGCTCCGCGAGTTGGGTACCCACCAGGAACTACTTGCCAACCGCGGGCTCTACTGGAAGCTTTACCAGCTTCAGTACAAAGATCAAGAACTCGGAGTTCATACGCTCACCAGTCGCGTACCGTCGCCCACAACATCCTAG